One genomic segment of [Phormidium] sp. ETS-05 includes these proteins:
- a CDS encoding response regulator — protein MTKRILIIDDDDYIRELTQISLEIGAGWEVVGAGSGKEGIAKAEAEQPDAILLDVMMPNMDGMDTLQALRCDAKMQHIPVIFFTAIDSDRRDKLAQTLGVAAVFDKPFDPITLASKVAEVLGWS, from the coding sequence ATGACTAAACGAATTTTGATTATTGATGATGATGATTATATTCGGGAATTGACCCAAATCAGCTTGGAAATAGGGGCGGGATGGGAGGTAGTGGGGGCTGGTTCTGGCAAGGAAGGTATTGCTAAGGCGGAAGCGGAACAACCGGACGCGATTTTGCTGGATGTGATGATGCCAAATATGGATGGCATGGATACTCTACAAGCGCTGCGGTGTGATGCAAAGATGCAGCATATTCCGGTAATTTTTTTCACGGCGATCGATTCTGATCGGCGGGATAAGTTGGCACAAACTTTAGGTGTAGCGGCGGTTTTTGACAAGCCTTTTGATCCCATCACCTTGGCCAGTAAAGTGGCGGAGGTTTTGGGATGGAGTTGA
- a CDS encoding TrkA family potassium uptake protein, whose translation MNLSSLGFFRSLRNNNKQFAVIGLGRFGMAVCSTLHGLGYEVLAVDSEEKKVNQVLSDRIASHAIELDTTEPGALQEAGIAEFDTVIVAIGNYLAQSIITTLNLKDAGVPNVVAKASSEIHMKLLKKVGADLVVFPEREMGCELARSLTKPRILDQFELDPEHSIVEVVVPEQFDGKTIADLQLRNRYGLNVLAVSGGDKFEINPPPNQRLQKGTAMVVIGNNKDIDRLPL comes from the coding sequence GTGAATCTATCATCTCTGGGTTTTTTTCGCAGCTTGCGCAATAACAATAAGCAGTTTGCCGTTATCGGTTTGGGGCGCTTCGGTATGGCGGTATGTTCCACCCTGCATGGGTTGGGATACGAAGTTTTGGCCGTAGATAGCGAAGAGAAAAAAGTTAACCAAGTTTTGAGCGATCGCATCGCCTCCCACGCCATAGAACTGGACACCACCGAACCAGGAGCCTTACAAGAGGCGGGGATTGCGGAATTTGACACCGTAATTGTGGCGATCGGCAACTACCTGGCCCAAAGCATCATCACCACCCTCAACCTCAAAGACGCCGGAGTCCCCAACGTCGTCGCCAAAGCCTCCTCAGAAATCCATATGAAACTGCTCAAAAAAGTTGGCGCCGACCTAGTGGTATTCCCCGAACGAGAAATGGGTTGCGAACTGGCGCGCAGTCTCACCAAACCCCGCATCCTCGACCAATTTGAGCTTGACCCCGAACACAGCATCGTAGAAGTAGTAGTACCAGAGCAGTTTGATGGCAAAACCATTGCTGACCTGCAACTGCGTAACCGCTACGGGCTCAACGTCCTTGCCGTCTCCGGTGGCGATAAATTTGAAATCAATCCCCCACCCAACCAACGCCTGCAAAAAGGCACAGCGATGGTGGTCATTGGCAACAATAAAGACATCGATCGGCTGCCATTGTAA
- a CDS encoding TrkH family potassium uptake protein, with amino-acid sequence MTVSRRICLGFMAAILTGAILLTLPISTADGEWGSFVTALFTSTSAVCVTGLIVVDTGTYFSSFGQGVIALLIQIGGLGYMTASSFLLLLLGRKFRLRDKVALQQSFDKPGMAGVLELVRSIIIATLIIEAAGVFLLMVAFKSDYSSGRSLWLSVFHSISAFNNAGFSLFPDSLMGYVTSPIINFTITALIILGGIGYDTIVESYRWVLNRLKGRPQRQVFSLQFKIATTTTLFLLIFGTILFFYTEIGNQATLEPLTIGNQVMAAWFQSVTCRTAGFNTIDIGKMTAAGIFVSIILMFIGACPGSTGGGIKTTTARVLFKTTQTVLEGRTQVLCYQRQIPSELVLKAVGVVVGSLMVATISSTLIAISDPTISPIAIVFEVVSAFATVGLSMGITASLSTFAKLVLVGTMYIGRVGVLLLLSAILGEPTPSALRYPDEEILVG; translated from the coding sequence ATGACAGTTTCTAGAAGAATTTGCCTGGGATTTATGGCAGCAATCTTAACTGGTGCCATCTTACTAACGCTACCTATATCCACAGCGGATGGCGAATGGGGCTCATTTGTCACCGCCTTATTCACCTCCACCTCAGCGGTGTGCGTCACTGGTTTAATCGTGGTGGATACGGGGACTTATTTCTCTAGTTTCGGACAAGGAGTGATTGCCTTGCTGATTCAAATCGGCGGGTTAGGTTATATGACGGCGAGCAGTTTTTTACTGCTGCTGTTGGGGCGGAAATTCCGATTGCGGGACAAAGTGGCTTTGCAGCAATCGTTTGATAAACCAGGAATGGCGGGAGTGTTGGAACTGGTGCGATCGATTATCATTGCCACCCTGATTATCGAAGCCGCCGGAGTGTTTCTGCTGATGGTAGCATTTAAATCGGACTACAGCAGTGGTAGAAGTTTGTGGCTGTCGGTGTTTCACAGCATCAGTGCCTTTAACAATGCTGGTTTCAGCCTATTTCCCGATAGCCTGATGGGGTATGTCACATCTCCCATCATTAACTTTACCATCACCGCTTTGATTATTCTCGGAGGCATCGGCTACGATACGATTGTAGAAAGCTACCGCTGGGTGCTAAATCGTCTCAAAGGGCGTCCCCAAAGGCAGGTTTTTTCCCTCCAATTCAAAATTGCCACCACCACCACCTTATTTCTCCTCATTTTTGGGACAATTTTGTTTTTTTATACCGAAATCGGCAATCAGGCAACTTTGGAGCCCTTAACCATTGGCAACCAGGTAATGGCAGCATGGTTTCAGTCCGTGACTTGTCGTACTGCTGGCTTTAACACGATCGACATCGGCAAAATGACCGCTGCAGGCATCTTTGTCAGCATCATTTTAATGTTTATCGGCGCTTGTCCCGGTAGTACCGGCGGCGGGATTAAAACCACCACCGCCCGAGTTCTGTTTAAAACCACCCAAACGGTGCTAGAAGGGCGCACCCAAGTCCTTTGCTACCAGCGCCAAATTCCCTCAGAACTGGTTTTAAAAGCCGTGGGTGTTGTGGTTGGTTCTCTGATGGTGGCTACCATCTCCAGCACCCTCATCGCCATCAGCGACCCCACTATCTCTCCGATCGCCATCGTCTTTGAAGTAGTATCCGCCTTCGCCACCGTGGGGCTGTCAATGGGTATCACCGCCAGCCTCTCCACCTTTGCTAAATTAGTCTTGGTTGGTACGATGTATATTGGGCGCGTTGGCGTGCTGCTGCTTCTATCCGCTATCCTCGGCGAACCCACCCCCAGCGCCCTGCGCTATCCCGATGAAGAAATCTTGGTGGGTTGA
- a CDS encoding methyltransferase domain-containing protein, translated as MNAGLYQQIQQFYDASSGLWEQLWGPHMHHGYYGPDGGHQVERLQAQVDLIEALLNAATDQLGVKKADRVRSFLDVGCGIGGSTLYLAQKFNASGTGITLSPVQAARASARAAAANLSPQATFLVADALNTPFADGTFDLVWSLESGEHMPDKHKLFQECYRVLKPGGILILATWCHRPTDGSGGPLQPSELRHLKQIYRVYHLPYVISLPEYEAIARAVGFPNPHTADWSTAVAPFWDDVIRSAFSPAAIFGLLRAGLPTIKGALALGLMQNGYRKGLIRYGVLWAIKGDGVTG; from the coding sequence ATGAATGCAGGACTCTACCAGCAAATTCAGCAATTTTACGACGCTTCCAGCGGTTTATGGGAGCAGCTATGGGGTCCACATATGCACCACGGTTACTATGGACCAGACGGTGGCCACCAGGTGGAAAGACTGCAAGCCCAAGTTGACTTAATCGAAGCACTGCTGAACGCGGCGACGGACCAATTGGGCGTCAAGAAGGCCGATCGGGTCCGCTCTTTCCTCGATGTGGGGTGCGGGATTGGAGGTAGTACCCTCTACCTCGCCCAGAAGTTTAACGCCTCGGGCACCGGTATCACCCTGTCGCCGGTTCAAGCAGCTAGAGCCAGTGCCAGAGCAGCCGCTGCCAACCTATCGCCCCAAGCCACATTCTTAGTCGCCGACGCTCTGAATACTCCTTTTGCTGACGGCACTTTCGATTTAGTTTGGTCTCTGGAAAGTGGCGAACATATGCCCGATAAGCATAAGTTGTTTCAGGAGTGCTATCGGGTGCTAAAACCAGGAGGCATCCTGATTTTAGCCACCTGGTGTCACCGCCCCACCGATGGGAGTGGTGGACCGCTACAACCCTCAGAACTCCGCCACTTAAAGCAGATTTATCGAGTTTACCACCTACCCTATGTAATTTCTCTGCCCGAATATGAGGCGATCGCTCGCGCCGTCGGTTTCCCCAACCCCCACACCGCCGACTGGTCCACCGCCGTCGCTCCCTTCTGGGATGATGTCATCCGCTCCGCCTTCTCTCCCGCCGCCATTTTCGGCTTACTCCGCGCCGGTTTACCCACCATCAAAGGCGCTCTGGCTCTGGGATTGATGCAAAATGGCTACCGCAAAGGCTTAATCCGTTACGGCGTCCTCTGGGCCATTAAGGGAGACGGGGTGACGGGGTGA
- a CDS encoding ABC transporter ATP-binding protein: protein MTNNKSRTPRHPLGRLLDYGQKYRGQIWLASTYSVLNKIFDLAPPGLIGGAVDVVVKQKDSLIAQKLGITDIFAQLLFLTFLSFIIWGLESLFEYTYAKAWRNLAQKIQHDLRLDAYGHMQNLELAYFEERSSGQLMSIINDDINQLERFLDIGANEILQVSTTVIVIGGTFFLLAPSVAWMTMAPIPFIILGAVWFQGLLMPRYAVVRDKASLINAQLANNITGIVTIKSFTAEDYELRRMANQSEAYQQSNRRAIALSAAFIPLIRILILLGFTGILLYGGMEAVNGNLAVGTYSVLVFLTQRLLWPLTELGQTLDEYQRAMASTNRVMNLLDTPIAIHPGDKHLPVATVRGEVEFVDVTFAYNGRTPVVEGLSLHIPAGKTIGIVGATGSGKSTLVKLLLRLYEVQSGKITLDGIPLEEIQLPDLRRSIGLVSQDVFLFHGTVADNIAYGTFDVTMESVVEAAKIAEAHDFIVELPQGYDTIVGERGQKLSGGQRQRVAIARAVLKNPPILVLDEATSAVDNETEAAISRSLERITQHRTTIAIAHRLSTIRHADCIYVMDRGKLVEFGTHEQLITKSGIYAQLWNLQTGIKGVSVPGS from the coding sequence ATGACAAATAACAAATCACGGACCCCCCGTCACCCCTTGGGGCGCCTACTAGACTATGGGCAAAAATATCGCGGCCAAATCTGGCTAGCCAGCACATATTCCGTGTTGAATAAAATCTTTGACTTAGCCCCACCCGGCTTAATTGGTGGCGCGGTTGATGTGGTAGTCAAACAAAAAGATTCTTTAATTGCCCAGAAACTAGGCATCACGGATATTTTTGCCCAGCTTCTCTTCCTCACTTTTCTGAGTTTCATCATTTGGGGATTAGAATCCCTGTTTGAATACACCTATGCCAAGGCTTGGCGCAATTTAGCTCAAAAAATCCAGCATGACTTGCGCTTAGATGCCTACGGACATATGCAAAACTTGGAATTGGCATATTTTGAGGAGCGCAGTAGTGGCCAATTGATGTCAATTATCAATGATGACATCAACCAACTAGAGCGATTTTTGGATATTGGCGCTAATGAAATCCTCCAAGTATCTACTACAGTAATAGTTATCGGCGGTACTTTTTTTCTCCTGGCTCCCAGCGTGGCTTGGATGACAATGGCGCCGATACCCTTTATTATTTTGGGCGCGGTTTGGTTTCAGGGCTTGCTGATGCCGAGATATGCTGTGGTGCGAGATAAAGCCAGCTTAATCAATGCTCAGTTAGCGAATAATATCACGGGTATTGTCACGATTAAGAGCTTTACGGCGGAAGATTACGAATTGCGCCGGATGGCGAACCAAAGTGAAGCCTATCAGCAAAGCAATCGCCGAGCTATTGCGTTGAGTGCGGCGTTTATTCCTTTAATCAGAATTTTGATTTTACTGGGATTTACGGGAATTTTGCTTTATGGGGGGATGGAAGCGGTTAATGGGAATTTGGCGGTAGGGACTTATAGTGTGCTGGTGTTTCTTACGCAGCGGTTATTATGGCCTTTAACGGAGTTGGGGCAAACCCTGGATGAGTATCAAAGGGCAATGGCTTCGACTAATCGGGTGATGAATTTGCTGGATACGCCGATCGCGATTCATCCGGGGGATAAGCATTTACCGGTAGCCACTGTCAGGGGGGAGGTAGAATTTGTTGATGTGACTTTTGCTTATAATGGACGGACTCCTGTGGTGGAGGGACTTTCTTTGCATATTCCAGCGGGAAAAACGATCGGGATTGTGGGGGCGACTGGTTCTGGGAAGAGTACCCTAGTTAAGTTGTTATTGCGACTTTATGAGGTGCAGTCGGGGAAAATTACCCTGGATGGGATACCGTTAGAGGAAATCCAGTTACCAGATTTGCGGCGATCGATTGGGTTGGTGAGTCAGGATGTGTTTTTGTTCCACGGTACGGTAGCGGATAATATTGCTTATGGCACTTTTGATGTGACTATGGAATCGGTGGTGGAAGCGGCAAAAATTGCGGAAGCCCATGATTTTATTGTGGAATTGCCCCAAGGTTATGATACGATTGTGGGCGAGCGGGGACAAAAGTTATCGGGAGGTCAGCGACAGCGGGTGGCGATCGCTCGTGCGGTGTTAAAAAATCCCCCCATCTTGGTTCTCGATGAAGCCACCAGCGCCGTGGATAATGAAACCGAAGCGGCGATATCCCGTTCCCTAGAACGCATCACCCAGCATCGCACTACGATCGCGATCGCCCATCGCCTCTCCACCATCCGTCACGCCGATTGCATTTATGTCATGGACCGAGGCAAATTAGTGGAATTTGGCACCCACGAACAGCTTATCACCAAGTCCGGTATTTACGCCCAACTCTGGAACCTCCAAACCGGAATTAAAGGCGTATCGGTTCCGGGTTCTTAG
- a CDS encoding homogentisate phytyltransferase, with protein MNQTLATTNRKNPHPYLAWLQSLWKFSRPHTIIGTSLSVVGLYLIEFANFRTEAHHLWLLFLAIIACLCGNVYIVGLNQLTDVDIDKINKPNLPLASGELSLKQGQIIVIIAGILALGLASLGGLMLLGVVGVSLALGTAYSLPPLRLKRFPFWASFCIFTVRGVVINLGLFLYYSRWNPLNDLSLFAAITPEMWALSLFVVGFAFAIAVFKDIPDIEGDKHYQITTFTIKIGAPATFNLAIYTLTACYLGMVVASWTDMVWSENWPAWGRLFLTITHLGALAWLWWRRQTVNLDDKTSIAGCYQFIWKLFFLEYVIFPAACLLAM; from the coding sequence ATGAATCAAACTTTAGCCACGACCAACAGGAAAAATCCCCATCCATATCTGGCTTGGTTGCAATCTCTCTGGAAATTTAGCCGTCCTCACACAATTATTGGCACTTCTCTAAGTGTGGTAGGATTATACTTAATCGAATTTGCCAATTTTCGCACCGAAGCCCATCACCTATGGCTGCTATTCCTAGCCATAATTGCCTGTTTATGTGGCAATGTTTACATTGTCGGGCTAAATCAGCTCACAGATGTGGATATTGATAAAATTAATAAACCCAATTTGCCCCTAGCATCGGGGGAGCTTTCCCTGAAACAAGGGCAAATTATTGTGATAATTGCTGGCATTTTGGCCCTAGGATTAGCCAGTTTGGGTGGATTAATGCTGCTGGGTGTAGTCGGGGTCAGTTTAGCCCTAGGGACTGCCTACTCTCTGCCCCCATTGCGTTTGAAGCGGTTTCCTTTTTGGGCATCTTTTTGTATTTTCACAGTGCGCGGTGTCGTGATTAATTTAGGTCTGTTTCTCTACTACAGCCGCTGGAACCCCCTAAATGATTTATCCCTGTTCGCCGCCATTACCCCAGAAATGTGGGCACTGAGTTTATTTGTGGTGGGGTTCGCTTTCGCGATCGCCGTTTTCAAAGACATCCCCGACATCGAAGGTGACAAGCATTACCAAATCACCACATTTACCATTAAAATCGGGGCACCAGCAACGTTTAATCTCGCCATTTACACCCTCACCGCTTGTTACCTAGGAATGGTAGTCGCCAGTTGGACAGATATGGTGTGGTCGGAAAATTGGCCTGCTTGGGGGCGGCTATTTTTGACAATCACCCACCTAGGTGCATTAGCTTGGCTCTGGTGGCGCCGTCAAACAGTGAATTTAGACGATAAAACCAGCATTGCTGGCTGTTATCAATTCATCTGGAAACTCTTTTTTCTGGAATATGTGATTTTTCCAGCCGCCTGCTTGTTGGCGATGTAG